One window of Phycisphaerales bacterium AB-hyl4 genomic DNA carries:
- a CDS encoding exo-alpha-sialidase, which yields MTSLDGVAWESAALLSKAGRDLRDPKLSITPDDRLMLLGCSALRDGVPFPGEHQAVVSFSEDGSAWSEIEPALAPQLWLWRVTWHRGRGYGLSFSTTIDFPQHARLTLHATDDGLTYHSVVEDLGIPGCPSEASLRFDQDDTAYALVRRDSPKHTDALLGRSRPPYTQWQWHELDVHIGGPNLLQLPDGRWIGAGRVHADGKPYTTLGVLDMDQGRFEPRVRLVTSDDSSYPGLLWHDQRLWVSYYSGNGGKASIYLAQLTAEQFD from the coding sequence TTGACCTCGCTCGATGGGGTGGCGTGGGAATCCGCCGCGCTGCTGTCGAAGGCCGGGCGGGATCTGCGTGACCCGAAGTTGAGCATCACGCCCGACGATCGGCTGATGCTGCTGGGCTGCTCGGCCCTGCGGGACGGAGTGCCTTTTCCCGGCGAGCACCAGGCCGTGGTCAGCTTCTCGGAAGACGGCTCGGCCTGGAGTGAAATCGAGCCGGCGCTCGCCCCGCAACTTTGGCTCTGGCGGGTGACCTGGCACCGCGGCAGGGGGTATGGCCTCTCGTTTTCAACCACGATCGATTTCCCGCAGCATGCCCGCCTGACCCTGCATGCCACGGACGATGGCCTAACCTACCACAGCGTCGTGGAAGACCTGGGCATCCCCGGCTGCCCCTCCGAGGCGTCGCTCCGGTTCGACCAGGATGACACGGCCTACGCCCTGGTCCGACGCGACAGCCCGAAGCACACTGACGCGCTGCTCGGCCGAAGCCGACCACCCTACACCCAGTGGCAGTGGCATGAACTGGATGTGCACATCGGCGGCCCGAACCTGCTCCAGTTGCCGGACGGGCGCTGGATCGGCGCCGGGCGGGTTCATGCGGACGGCAAGCCCTACACCACGCTCGGCGTGCTCGACATGGACCAGGGGCGCTTCGAGCCGCGCGTGCGTTTGGTGACCAGTGACGATTCGAGTTACCCCGGCTTGCTCTGGCATGATCAGCGGTTGTGGGTCAGCTATTACTCGGGCAACGGCGGCAAGGCCAGTATCTACCTTGCCCAGCTCACGGCCGAGCAATTTGACTGA
- a CDS encoding type II secretion system protein, with protein MTFTRMIHRRRSADIDDRRGFTLIELLVVISIIAILIALLLPALGAAREQARAIQCAANVRSIGLSFEFVAEDHSGYYPPRAFFADPHRPGMARPAGWPTDGIRWDDWMVLKGYMHTALVACPTADYIPQQTYPFDGTRVLLNEVRHYGVATYGIGGALLSVGSSSFEPVHRDSIQRPTHAIGVGDSDPGYAQSPGEFNPADFAGNNTWNIQGTAPSATTGKPSMRHSLTGNYAFLDGHVSRDPVQDVAVALPLDENARTYRMWVYGGNNE; from the coding sequence ATGACTTTCACGCGAATGATTCACCGTAGACGATCGGCCGACATTGATGACCGACGTGGTTTCACGCTCATCGAGCTGCTGGTGGTAATCTCCATCATTGCGATTCTGATCGCCCTGCTGCTGCCGGCACTCGGCGCCGCCCGCGAGCAGGCCCGGGCCATCCAGTGCGCCGCGAACGTCCGTTCGATTGGCTTGAGCTTCGAGTTCGTGGCGGAAGATCACAGCGGCTATTATCCGCCCCGCGCCTTTTTCGCGGATCCCCATCGCCCCGGTATGGCCAGACCCGCCGGTTGGCCCACCGACGGCATCCGATGGGACGACTGGATGGTCCTCAAAGGCTACATGCATACCGCGCTGGTGGCGTGCCCGACCGCGGATTACATCCCGCAGCAAACCTACCCCTTCGACGGAACCCGCGTGTTGCTCAACGAGGTGCGGCATTACGGCGTCGCCACCTACGGCATCGGAGGCGCATTACTCAGTGTCGGCAGCAGTTCCTTCGAACCCGTGCATCGCGACAGCATCCAACGCCCGACCCACGCCATCGGCGTCGGAGACAGCGACCCCGGCTACGCCCAGAGTCCCGGTGAATTCAACCCCGCCGACTTCGCCGGCAACAACACGTGGAACATCCAGGGCACCGCCCCCTCCGCCACCACCGGCAAACCGTCCATGCGCCACTCGCTGACCGGGAACTACGCCTTCCTCGACGGCCACGTCAGCCGCGATCCGGTGCAGGACGTCGCCGTCGCCTTGCCACTGGATGAGAACGCACGCACCTACCGCATGTGGGTCTATGGCGGAAACAACGAATAA
- a CDS encoding LamG-like jellyroll fold domain-containing protein encodes MQVKCSRWTWASLVCVLSMLTGGQAAGAAEPTFKDSLAEGLLLFASFDDPQEPIDFARGPTAANGEAPQFVAGRTGRALAPRDSGWPVQLHGNLDFGRGTLSFFIRPDWQWGDRTQRVLLATTNFELRLPAEHEVLLFMTGNDLPTSGFAWDYGCTGRITRAFTQGWQHIVLTWDAEAEHKQIYLNGERIAEQQTNLIRPSQFSPTGPLWLARGAAPGAYDELGIWDRVLSEDEIAALADQGPTLRDAAREKEHTPLSPLRVQVDGQRSPGSLIVDPGERFTSRFGLKNRQPEPIATEITLRLLDYREREVDRTTREVSIAPGTSMNVEHAFSAQAYGPYKVEVSYTLQGRDHLADAASFVVWPEADAPNPDSFFGYHINSFRGSGVFEQAVRLGAAWNRGHNMVQHTWWPRVQPEPGEFAWQLEDKMQRLDDAGMTLLGQWFGTPYWAAREADRSPPEHPLAYPSGDLPDLQAFATYVRKTIERFPQIRYWETWNEPDVSLFWRGTPEQLVEVARVAYETAKAVDPELTVMGVGVTGSARGWHRQIAEAGLFDYVDVITYHAYHPADIEPERLWDMQKNLVEHFRSMAREHHGHELPLWDTESGNVSTTWLRHYEHESLPAPHLRHPIDAYEAALSMVQANAFMQVLGVERSFHYMWNLPQPNDYRSSNAVDPTGTPKPKLLARLAMERMVGRGELAGHVQRDEGRLWFNVYAMPDGSSVLFGWTGRGGQVELTDMPGAFTRYDLMANASDATSMHFDQEPAYYAWDVSADEAISLLERATAHVHRTPQPVGAAREPIDADLPAYPDFAAALDQAGGLFTLDLRPFANMGLADETPGTRDGGWTDQGPMNDARDLTIGTRELFGVPFEVIDPQRNDGRAVITMRGENLTPDFPQRVGPIEVNRRIRTLYFMHAGAWAVDGEIGHYLIRYRDGSRVKVPVRVGEQLNDWWRPPSDGMEARAVGFTAEQTLTGEPQQRYIYVYEWQNPEMDKAIDSIEVVSANGQSTLLVLAISGVAF; translated from the coding sequence ATGCAGGTGAAATGTTCCCGGTGGACATGGGCATCGCTCGTATGCGTGCTCAGCATGCTGACTGGGGGGCAGGCGGCTGGCGCGGCCGAGCCAACCTTCAAGGACTCGCTGGCCGAGGGCTTGCTGCTGTTCGCCAGTTTCGATGACCCGCAGGAGCCGATCGATTTCGCCCGAGGGCCGACCGCGGCAAATGGTGAAGCGCCGCAGTTCGTCGCGGGACGCACCGGCCGGGCCTTGGCGCCGCGCGACTCGGGTTGGCCGGTGCAGCTTCACGGCAACCTCGATTTCGGACGCGGCACACTGAGTTTTTTCATCCGTCCCGACTGGCAATGGGGCGATCGCACGCAACGTGTGCTGCTCGCCACGACCAACTTTGAGTTGCGCCTCCCTGCCGAACACGAAGTGCTGCTGTTCATGACCGGCAACGATTTGCCGACGTCCGGCTTCGCGTGGGACTACGGCTGCACGGGCCGTATTACCCGCGCATTCACCCAAGGCTGGCAGCACATCGTACTCACCTGGGATGCCGAGGCCGAGCACAAGCAGATCTATCTCAACGGCGAACGTATCGCCGAGCAACAGACCAACCTGATCCGCCCCTCGCAGTTCAGCCCGACGGGTCCGCTGTGGTTGGCGCGGGGCGCGGCGCCGGGCGCTTACGACGAACTGGGCATCTGGGACCGGGTACTGAGCGAGGATGAAATTGCCGCCTTGGCCGATCAGGGGCCGACCCTGCGTGACGCTGCTCGGGAGAAAGAACATACGCCATTGAGTCCGCTGCGAGTGCAGGTGGATGGCCAACGCAGTCCCGGGTCGTTGATTGTCGACCCGGGCGAACGGTTCACCAGTCGATTCGGATTGAAAAACCGCCAGCCCGAGCCGATCGCGACCGAGATCACCCTGCGTCTGCTGGACTACCGCGAGCGCGAGGTCGATCGCACGACGCGCGAGGTTTCGATTGCGCCCGGCACGTCGATGAACGTCGAGCATGCGTTTTCCGCCCAGGCTTACGGGCCTTACAAGGTCGAGGTGAGCTATACCTTGCAGGGCCGGGATCATCTGGCGGACGCGGCGAGCTTTGTCGTCTGGCCTGAAGCGGACGCGCCGAATCCGGACAGTTTCTTCGGCTACCACATCAACAGTTTTCGCGGCTCAGGCGTCTTCGAGCAGGCGGTCCGGTTGGGTGCGGCGTGGAACCGTGGGCACAACATGGTGCAGCATACCTGGTGGCCGCGCGTGCAGCCGGAGCCGGGCGAGTTCGCATGGCAACTTGAAGACAAGATGCAACGCCTGGACGACGCGGGAATGACCCTGCTTGGCCAATGGTTCGGCACGCCTTATTGGGCCGCGCGGGAGGCGGACCGATCGCCGCCGGAGCATCCGCTGGCGTATCCCTCGGGCGACCTGCCGGACCTGCAGGCGTTCGCGACCTACGTGCGCAAGACGATCGAGCGGTTTCCGCAGATCCGTTACTGGGAGACATGGAACGAGCCGGATGTGAGTCTGTTCTGGCGCGGCACGCCCGAGCAACTTGTCGAGGTGGCGCGGGTGGCCTACGAGACGGCCAAGGCGGTCGATCCCGAGCTGACAGTGATGGGTGTCGGCGTCACGGGCAGCGCCCGCGGCTGGCACAGACAGATCGCCGAGGCTGGCCTGTTCGACTACGTCGATGTGATCACTTACCACGCCTATCACCCGGCCGACATCGAACCGGAACGCCTATGGGACATGCAAAAGAACCTTGTCGAACATTTCCGCTCAATGGCGCGCGAGCATCACGGCCACGAGTTGCCGCTCTGGGACACGGAAAGCGGCAACGTCAGTACGACCTGGCTGCGTCACTACGAACATGAGTCACTGCCTGCGCCGCACCTGCGTCACCCGATCGACGCGTATGAAGCGGCGCTTTCGATGGTGCAGGCCAACGCCTTCATGCAGGTGCTCGGCGTGGAGCGGTCGTTCCACTACATGTGGAACCTGCCCCAGCCGAACGATTACCGAAGCTCGAACGCTGTGGACCCAACCGGCACGCCGAAGCCGAAGCTGCTGGCTCGGCTTGCCATGGAACGCATGGTCGGCCGCGGCGAGTTGGCCGGCCACGTGCAGCGCGACGAAGGCCGGCTGTGGTTCAACGTCTACGCGATGCCCGACGGTTCGAGCGTTCTGTTCGGCTGGACCGGTCGCGGCGGGCAGGTGGAGTTGACCGACATGCCCGGCGCCTTCACGCGATACGACCTGATGGCCAATGCCAGCGACGCAACGAGCATGCACTTCGATCAGGAACCGGCCTACTACGCATGGGACGTGTCGGCGGACGAGGCAATTTCGCTGCTCGAACGCGCTACCGCGCACGTTCATCGCACGCCGCAGCCGGTGGGCGCGGCGCGTGAGCCCATTGATGCAGATCTGCCCGCCTATCCTGACTTCGCGGCGGCATTGGATCAGGCAGGCGGCCTTTTCACATTGGACTTGCGCCCCTTCGCGAACATGGGGCTAGCCGACGAAACCCCCGGCACACGCGACGGTGGCTGGACCGACCAGGGGCCGATGAACGATGCGCGTGACCTGACCATCGGCACACGTGAACTGTTCGGCGTACCGTTTGAGGTGATCGATCCGCAGCGCAACGACGGCCGCGCGGTCATCACGATGCGCGGCGAGAATCTCACACCCGACTTCCCGCAGCGTGTCGGGCCGATCGAAGTCAATCGCCGCATCCGAACGCTCTATTTCATGCACGCCGGTGCGTGGGCGGTTGATGGCGAGATTGGGCATTACCTCATCCGCTACCGCGACGGCAGCCGCGTCAAGGTGCCGGTACGCGTCGGCGAACAGTTGAACGACTGGTGGCGGCCGCCCAGCGATGGGATGGAGGCACGTGCAGTCGGGTTCACCGCCGAGCAGACCCTCACCGGCGAACCACAGCAACGTTACATCTACGTCTACGAATGGCAGAACCCGGAGATGGACAAGGCGATCGATTCCATTGAAGTGGTTTCAGCCAACGGACAATCCACCCTGCTGGTGCTGGCGATCAGCGGCGTGGCGTTCTGA
- a CDS encoding type II secretion system protein — translation MMYISRRLQLRRSKAFTLIELLVVISIIALLIAILLPALSSARDAARSVVCLSDQRQIGLSMLMYADDSRGYMLPSRQHRDYNAVPPGTSDESFSWPRVLMHRAYLPGGIEGTEPGWDVFACDADPNERGTASTQNPGWRATFTSFGYNWHQIGASISILPNTEEARWYYTAHQDEIVDPSNKLLLVDTVDIDTGTGLPATPRHGRNRVAHSYAAGSGDSGRPDPRHRGATNIVWIDGHASSVRSPDPEDYAALYQLLGVGGTGAAATDRNVWSRTSRGRSVN, via the coding sequence ATGATGTATATATCCCGCCGCCTTCAGCTCCGTCGTTCAAAAGCTTTCACGCTCATCGAGCTTCTCGTTGTTATATCGATCATCGCTTTGCTGATCGCCATTCTGCTGCCCGCGCTGAGTTCGGCCCGGGATGCGGCGCGATCCGTCGTATGCCTTAGCGATCAGCGACAGATCGGCTTGTCAATGTTGATGTATGCCGACGACAGCCGCGGCTACATGCTGCCATCAAGGCAGCATCGCGACTATAACGCCGTTCCTCCAGGCACATCTGATGAGTCTTTTTCCTGGCCTCGAGTGCTGATGCATCGCGCCTACCTGCCTGGAGGTATTGAAGGTACTGAACCTGGCTGGGATGTCTTTGCCTGTGACGCCGACCCCAACGAACGTGGCACAGCGAGCACTCAGAATCCCGGGTGGCGAGCTACTTTTACTTCGTTTGGCTATAACTGGCACCAGATCGGTGCTTCGATAAGTATCCTTCCAAACACCGAGGAGGCCCGATGGTATTACACCGCCCATCAGGACGAAATTGTTGACCCCAGCAATAAACTGCTTTTGGTTGACACGGTCGACATTGATACAGGGACAGGCTTGCCAGCAACGCCTCGCCACGGAAGGAATCGCGTCGCTCATTCTTACGCTGCTGGCTCTGGCGACTCGGGGCGACCAGACCCTCGCCATCGTGGCGCGACCAATATCGTCTGGATCGACGGGCATGCCAGTTCTGTCAGGTCGCCGGATCCTGAAGATTACGCCGCTCTTTATCAATTGCTGGGCGTCGGAGGCACAGGCGCCGCCGCGACCGATCGGAATGTATGGAGTCGTACAAGCCGTGGGCGGAGCGTCAACTGA
- a CDS encoding LacI family DNA-binding transcriptional regulator — translation MNPSLREIADRVELSYQTVANVLSVNSKTRVRYSTRTQQKIQAVAKQMGYRPHLGARSISTGRFGSLSLLMSTHSKRRSLPQDMLDGMLRASADLGLHLSVETVDRVLTDPKFVPRMLREWCSDGLLVDFVGVPSEMEQLISDSQVPTVWINRKRHHDTVRPDDFQAGQLAAETLLALGHRRIAYVQLLHSALKLPQLHYSVTDRIEGFQTSVQAAGLKSEVISFDQALPQAEIESWATAFLSDPDRPTAVVAADVLERETLLLGCARLNLRVPEDLSILAFASGKLSGCEVGWQSFTNVAVDWHKVGDQSVRMLVRVIENHHVDPILIPFELTEGQTTAPLPA, via the coding sequence ATGAACCCTTCCCTTCGAGAGATCGCGGATCGCGTGGAGCTCTCGTACCAGACCGTGGCGAACGTGCTGTCGGTCAACAGTAAGACCCGCGTTCGGTACAGCACACGCACGCAGCAGAAGATTCAGGCGGTCGCCAAGCAGATGGGCTATCGCCCGCATCTGGGTGCCCGGTCCATTTCCACGGGGCGGTTCGGCAGCCTGTCGCTGCTCATGAGCACGCACAGCAAACGCCGAAGCCTCCCGCAGGACATGCTCGACGGCATGCTTCGGGCCTCGGCCGACCTGGGCCTGCACCTCTCGGTGGAAACGGTCGACCGCGTGCTGACGGACCCCAAGTTCGTGCCCCGGATGTTGCGCGAATGGTGTTCCGACGGTCTGCTGGTGGATTTCGTGGGCGTGCCATCGGAAATGGAGCAGTTGATCAGCGACAGCCAGGTGCCCACCGTCTGGATCAACCGCAAGCGGCATCACGACACGGTCCGTCCGGACGATTTTCAGGCGGGGCAACTTGCGGCCGAGACGCTGCTGGCCTTGGGACATAGGCGCATCGCGTACGTGCAGCTACTCCACAGTGCGTTGAAATTGCCGCAACTGCACTACAGCGTCACCGATCGGATCGAAGGCTTTCAGACGAGCGTTCAGGCGGCGGGGCTGAAGTCGGAGGTAATCAGTTTCGACCAGGCACTGCCGCAGGCGGAGATTGAGTCATGGGCCACCGCGTTTCTTTCCGATCCGGATCGCCCGACGGCGGTCGTGGCGGCGGACGTGCTGGAGCGTGAGACGCTGTTGCTCGGTTGCGCTCGGCTGAACCTGCGCGTGCCGGAGGATCTTTCGATTCTCGCCTTTGCGTCGGGCAAGTTGTCCGGCTGCGAGGTGGGCTGGCAGTCGTTCACGAATGTGGCCGTGGACTGGCATAAGGTTGGCGACCAGAGCGTACGAATGCTGGTTCGCGTGATCGAAAACCACCACGTCGACCCGATCTTGATTCCATTTGAGTTGACCGAAGGGCAGACGACCGCCCCCCTGCCTGCATAA
- a CDS encoding glycoside hydrolase domain-containing protein has protein sequence MSMLLKPTLLVLALVLFTQAALAGQVTILAPREDTRVDFERLGLRVNTYTAEQLTTMDTQTAIAVGQSIDESILVLTGAIMPAEAFEGLFNADPARAAFDDLFRRGGMFYIGQLNGATLNNLPAVMRDYFEEHDVFLPTAPNRPSASSSIGNFTAYANPDLLDLPLLSQPNSLAEEDWSGVESNAFYWRNFPDKALPVLVGPDNEYPVMLLQEGIFGDGKVIISQARHLTRVARSPFWENLIAYLGGSAAAQVDPATGAAGTSGGATTLALGSAGAGKPLMFLETFEDASFEDIAEADLFNDPKIWEAFETVELRIHDTGDEPTKTTQARLGVIGQYLVAAFHNEEPNPDDLVKNVTVRDGQAWTDDSVELVLVPEEGGSVYHWILSAGGAIYDARDRVAGWDGESTSDVRIGSDSWQAVLAVPLTEVFEGGEVPEMFFANLARNDRNSEETSSWVAPIHVIPTPESVGHISRLSPRELASRLVDRPATASAGPAAATGEGFDIWQVSAWEDGVGLTTRPRGDNPEPGTLELHVPGGGSDAAALLVRNHGPDTLVFKVNPPVKLNAGGGRSVRFYDLATLYQGVPRLSSYETLDFDPLGAIGINGVLTVGSGETAKLWVDVAGKAPAGRYRGELQLLPITLRDQTPVSVPIDVRIYDVEIPSPLPMHVYTFGPYMGALYDYGGPLDYVKLMLDSHINVFHVSYPVGAIKDGPVMSSDPADYLTNHAVYMREDRPMKFVYDYHLFTHFDTALKEAGFEGETMDDEWQAHFREWFGNFMDALKGHGLTYDDFWIQIEDEPRLPRMPDLVKEAAMLKEYFPDVQTTVTMAPWNTAEHIASLEPYVDMWMPERRRLTMREEAADELAFYNTQDAFWPFLCATRMDMQSLIGYYRHRGIQDYHLGVDGIALWAFNSWTGDSWAQWDSPRPGGGYRFNEGLAYRGEGGPVPSKRLFAFRAGMEDYVLLHLLAEAKSNASGANGTRIDALKSQAETLLGSSSPAELEQWRRDALALLETLQ, from the coding sequence ATGTCGATGTTGCTCAAGCCGACCCTGCTCGTTCTCGCGCTTGTGCTTTTCACCCAGGCCGCGTTGGCCGGGCAGGTGACCATTCTCGCGCCGAGGGAGGACACGCGGGTGGACTTCGAGCGGCTTGGCCTGCGCGTGAACACCTATACCGCGGAACAGTTGACGACCATGGACACCCAGACCGCCATCGCGGTCGGACAGAGCATCGATGAGTCGATACTGGTGCTGACCGGCGCCATCATGCCGGCCGAGGCGTTCGAAGGCCTCTTCAACGCCGACCCGGCCCGGGCCGCGTTCGACGACCTGTTTCGTCGCGGCGGGATGTTCTACATCGGCCAGCTCAACGGGGCCACGCTCAACAATCTGCCGGCGGTGATGCGAGACTACTTTGAAGAACACGATGTGTTTCTTCCCACCGCGCCCAACCGCCCCAGCGCGTCCAGCAGTATTGGCAACTTTACCGCCTATGCCAATCCGGACCTGCTGGACCTGCCGCTTCTGTCTCAGCCGAATTCACTGGCCGAGGAAGACTGGAGCGGCGTGGAGAGCAATGCGTTTTACTGGCGCAACTTCCCCGACAAGGCCCTGCCGGTGCTGGTCGGTCCGGACAACGAATATCCGGTGATGCTTCTGCAGGAAGGCATCTTCGGAGATGGCAAAGTGATCATCAGCCAGGCCCGCCATCTCACGCGGGTGGCCCGGTCGCCTTTCTGGGAAAATCTCATCGCTTATCTGGGCGGCAGCGCCGCCGCGCAGGTGGATCCCGCGACAGGGGCGGCTGGGACATCCGGCGGGGCGACGACTCTGGCCCTGGGCTCCGCTGGAGCCGGCAAGCCGCTGATGTTTCTTGAAACGTTTGAGGACGCGAGCTTCGAGGATATCGCCGAGGCGGATCTGTTCAACGATCCGAAAATCTGGGAGGCGTTCGAAACGGTCGAACTGCGGATCCACGACACCGGCGACGAGCCCACCAAAACAACCCAAGCCCGGCTGGGCGTCATCGGCCAGTACCTCGTGGCCGCCTTTCACAACGAAGAACCCAATCCCGATGATCTGGTCAAGAACGTGACCGTTCGCGACGGCCAGGCGTGGACCGACGACAGCGTGGAACTGGTGCTCGTGCCCGAAGAAGGTGGATCGGTGTATCACTGGATCCTGTCCGCGGGCGGCGCGATTTACGATGCGCGTGATCGCGTTGCCGGATGGGACGGGGAATCGACCAGCGATGTGCGGATCGGCTCCGATTCGTGGCAGGCGGTGCTCGCAGTGCCCCTGACCGAGGTGTTTGAAGGCGGCGAAGTGCCTGAGATGTTCTTTGCGAACCTCGCCCGCAACGATCGAAACTCGGAAGAAACTAGTTCGTGGGTCGCGCCGATACATGTGATCCCGACGCCGGAAAGCGTTGGCCACATCAGCCGACTCTCGCCGCGTGAGTTGGCGAGCCGACTCGTCGATCGCCCGGCCACCGCCAGCGCCGGCCCGGCGGCGGCAACAGGTGAAGGCTTTGACATCTGGCAGGTCTCCGCTTGGGAAGACGGGGTTGGCCTGACCACCCGGCCGCGCGGGGATAACCCCGAACCCGGCACGCTGGAACTGCACGTGCCCGGCGGCGGCTCCGACGCGGCAGCGCTTCTGGTCCGCAACCATGGGCCGGACACGTTGGTCTTCAAGGTTAATCCGCCAGTCAAGCTCAACGCCGGCGGCGGCCGTTCCGTGCGGTTCTATGACTTGGCCACGCTCTATCAGGGCGTGCCGCGGTTGAGCAGTTACGAAACGCTCGACTTTGATCCGCTGGGAGCGATCGGCATCAACGGGGTGCTGACCGTGGGTTCAGGCGAGACGGCCAAGCTCTGGGTCGATGTTGCGGGCAAGGCCCCGGCCGGCCGTTACCGCGGCGAACTGCAACTGCTGCCGATCACGCTCAGAGATCAGACCCCGGTGAGCGTGCCGATCGATGTGCGAATCTACGACGTGGAAATCCCCAGCCCGCTGCCGATGCATGTTTACACCTTCGGCCCGTACATGGGCGCGTTGTACGACTACGGCGGTCCGCTGGACTATGTCAAACTCATGCTGGATTCGCACATCAACGTCTTCCACGTGTCCTACCCCGTTGGTGCCATCAAGGATGGGCCGGTGATGTCAAGTGATCCGGCTGATTACCTGACCAACCACGCGGTCTACATGCGTGAAGATCGGCCGATGAAGTTCGTCTACGACTATCACCTGTTCACCCATTTTGATACGGCTCTGAAAGAGGCAGGTTTCGAAGGCGAGACCATGGATGACGAGTGGCAGGCGCACTTCCGGGAGTGGTTCGGCAACTTTATGGACGCGCTGAAGGGCCATGGGCTGACCTACGACGACTTCTGGATTCAGATCGAAGACGAGCCTCGCCTGCCTCGCATGCCGGATCTGGTGAAAGAGGCAGCCATGCTCAAAGAGTATTTCCCCGACGTGCAGACCACCGTCACCATGGCCCCGTGGAACACGGCCGAGCACATCGCATCCCTTGAGCCTTATGTGGACATGTGGATGCCCGAGCGGCGACGCCTGACCATGCGGGAAGAAGCGGCGGATGAACTGGCGTTTTATAACACCCAGGATGCGTTCTGGCCGTTCCTCTGCGCGACGCGGATGGACATGCAATCGCTGATTGGCTACTACCGCCATCGCGGCATTCAGGATTACCACCTCGGCGTCGATGGCATCGCGCTGTGGGCGTTCAACTCCTGGACCGGCGACTCGTGGGCGCAATGGGACAGTCCCCGCCCCGGCGGCGGCTACCGATTCAATGAAGGCTTGGCCTACCGCGGTGAGGGCGGCCCCGTGCCATCCAAACGACTGTTCGCTTTCCGGGCCGGTAT
- a CDS encoding LacI family DNA-binding transcriptional regulator → MIIIATRKATLAGWFPALGQNRLLPLDKAAELSTIEIESIQLSRFKLGSEVVNPRRTRSANFIMSTQSPPKNISMAELARQLSLSVGTVSMALNGRSCVTQSTRQRVVAAATAAGYVPNRQAAALRRQKTRLIGLLIPTFSNPIYIERVASAQQVAYERGYEISFASSEWRPDQEALLCQHFLGLNVDALIIDGPLSKPQVESGNDAFKPFFNRKIPVLQIVHANRGVLSGATRLNVDIASGFCLAMEHLLSLQHRHIGFVGICPAPQWTHGAQREGIARAIDQSGHRVETEFIAPAAASMESAYQAITERLQQPGPFPTALQAIGDQVALGVLKALHDHGMRVPQDVSLVGFDNVQASAFYYPSLTTVSQTHLDLGRKAVKAVLDCIENNSEPQNEQLNLKLVVRDSTGPASVNREARS, encoded by the coding sequence TTGATCATCATCGCTACGCGGAAAGCAACGCTGGCAGGCTGGTTCCCGGCACTCGGCCAAAATCGCCTGTTACCCCTTGACAAAGCGGCAGAACTATCGACAATTGAAATTGAGTCGATTCAATTGAGTCGATTCAAATTGGGGTCGGAAGTCGTAAATCCCCGGCGAACACGATCGGCGAACTTCATCATGTCCACCCAAAGCCCGCCCAAAAACATCAGTATGGCCGAGTTGGCTCGGCAGCTCTCGCTTTCGGTAGGCACGGTGTCCATGGCCCTCAACGGCCGGTCGTGTGTGACCCAGAGCACCCGTCAGCGCGTGGTGGCCGCCGCCACTGCGGCGGGTTACGTTCCCAACCGCCAGGCAGCGGCGCTTCGCCGACAGAAGACACGCCTGATCGGGCTGCTGATCCCCACATTCAGCAATCCGATCTACATCGAGCGAGTCGCCTCCGCTCAGCAGGTGGCCTACGAGCGGGGCTACGAAATCTCTTTCGCCAGTTCCGAGTGGCGGCCTGACCAGGAAGCCCTCCTCTGCCAGCACTTTCTCGGCCTGAACGTCGACGCACTGATCATCGACGGTCCTCTCAGCAAGCCGCAGGTCGAAAGCGGTAACGACGCGTTCAAGCCCTTCTTCAATCGAAAAATCCCTGTCCTGCAAATCGTCCATGCTAACCGCGGTGTTCTTTCAGGCGCCACGAGGCTGAACGTCGACATCGCTTCCGGATTCTGTTTGGCTATGGAGCACTTGCTGTCGCTTCAGCACCGCCACATTGGCTTTGTCGGAATCTGCCCCGCTCCCCAGTGGACCCACGGCGCGCAGCGAGAAGGCATCGCTCGCGCGATCGACCAGAGCGGGCACCGCGTCGAGACGGAGTTCATAGCCCCAGCCGCCGCATCCATGGAAAGCGCCTACCAGGCCATCACGGAGCGTCTCCAGCAGCCAGGCCCTTTTCCCACGGCCCTCCAGGCGATTGGCGATCAGGTCGCGCTCGGCGTGCTCAAGGCCCTGCACGATCACGGCATGCGCGTGCCGCAGGACGTCTCGCTCGTCGGCTTCGACAACGTCCAGGCCTCCGCCTTCTATTACCCGAGCCTCACCACCGTCTCTCAGACCCATCTGGATCTGGGGCGGAAAGCCGTCAAAGCCGTCCTCGACTGCATCGAAAACAACAGCGAACCGCAAAACGAACAACTCAACCTGAAACTGGTCGTCCGCGACTCCACGGGGCCAGCGTCAGTGAACCGTGAAGCAAGGTCTTGA